In Methanocalculus alkaliphilus, a single window of DNA contains:
- a CDS encoding right-handed parallel beta-helix repeat-containing protein: MKNTAERHDHTIPIGILSLNSIMKQKDLWLSTLLLLLHPDQNPDTSLPYGADANPTGNPIGGGIGYNDIIQPNDPRVIAIIHDKAGLLAALNQAKPGDIVYVDGNAHIDLSGTFDIRIPGGVTIASNRGENGAPGGRIYQNAFAGDPQSGRPFNTDGPDIRITGLRLQGPYPTSENFRDGRHAIRSNHDNFEVDNCEIYEWGYAAIRLQDTGPDSGQYIHHNHIHTNLFTGTGYGIILFNSEVLIEANLFDNNRHSITGAGRPYCSFEARYNIVGPNAESAYFDMHQDPDALQWGGDWIWIHHNTFLGTDQNAYNQRGQPRTGAWIEYNIMDSRYAETGPVRQTFHDLAPEQSPYGKVYMSNNIIQGVLSKKGPVYYVHDARRYVEPTPYPANPRATETQLHLLCKENFE, from the coding sequence ATGAAAAATACTGCAGAAAGACATGATCATACTATACCCATAGGAATTCTGTCGCTTAATTCGATTATGAAACAGAAAGATCTGTGGCTCTCAACTTTATTGCTTCTTCTTCATCCTGATCAAAATCCTGACACTTCGTTACCCTATGGTGCAGATGCAAACCCCACAGGGAACCCCATCGGGGGTGGAATTGGATATAATGATATTATTCAACCCAATGATCCCCGGGTCATAGCGATCATTCATGATAAGGCCGGGTTACTTGCAGCATTAAACCAGGCGAAGCCTGGCGATATTGTGTATGTTGATGGAAATGCACACATCGACCTCTCAGGAACCTTTGATATCCGTATTCCCGGAGGCGTGACAATAGCGAGTAATCGAGGTGAAAACGGAGCTCCTGGCGGCCGGATATATCAGAACGCATTTGCTGGTGATCCTCAATCCGGCCGCCCATTTAACACTGATGGTCCTGATATCCGAATAACCGGGCTCAGACTGCAGGGGCCATACCCGACCTCAGAGAATTTCAGGGATGGACGACACGCCATACGATCAAACCATGACAATTTCGAAGTAGATAATTGTGAAATTTATGAATGGGGATATGCAGCTATTCGTTTACAGGATACAGGGCCAGACAGCGGGCAATACATCCATCACAACCATATCCATACAAATCTTTTTACTGGAACCGGGTATGGAATTATTTTATTTAATTCGGAAGTTTTAATCGAAGCAAATCTGTTCGATAATAATCGGCATTCCATAACAGGTGCGGGCAGACCATACTGCTCATTTGAAGCACGGTACAATATCGTCGGTCCAAATGCAGAGTCTGCTTATTTTGATATGCATCAGGATCCGGACGCTTTGCAATGGGGAGGCGACTGGATTTGGATTCATCATAATACCTTCCTTGGAACGGATCAGAATGCCTATAATCAGAGAGGCCAGCCACGAACCGGAGCATGGATTGAATATAATATTATGGATAGTCGGTATGCGGAAACTGGTCCTGTTAGACAGACGTTTCATGATCTCGCACCAGAACAGAGTCCGTATGGAAAAGTGTATATGAGTAATAATATTATTCAGGGGGTATTATCAAAAAAAGGTCCGGTTTACTATGTACATGATGCCAGACGCTATGTCGAACCAACGCCATATCCGGCAAATCCTCGGGCAACAGAAACTCAGCTACATTTATTATGTAAAGAGAACTTCGAATAA